One genomic window of Fusarium verticillioides 7600 chromosome 2, whole genome shotgun sequence includes the following:
- a CDS encoding methyltransferase, which produces MFSRFNHFKTFATMGKKSFRGKNRRGGGGGRGGGNQDRGGWRDYPAIPKENEKLQRFYDTLLQLPEEEKNAYWEALRRELPNSFRFCGSKGHALLVKSLLQTRYIPEIVKIEHQDGRPVEPPQPVPWYPDELAWWMTTPKNVVRKFPPFAAFQKFLVSETSVGNISRQEVVSMIPPMLMDLRPGMTVLDMCAAPGSKAAQLLEMIHQGEEARVRKVLRSYAQEDGLDLGAETTDEIEADLEADPSDAGRATGMLVANDSDYKRGHMLVHQLKRLSSPNLLVTNHDATQFPSIRLPAKDGKKPTYLKFDRILADVPCSGDGTLRKNANIWKDWQPGSALGLHLTQIRILVRALQLLKVGGRVVFSTCSMNPVENESVVVSAIERCGGPANVEIVDCSKELPNLKRYPGMKDWKIMDKSARIWSSWKEVEDFAKESADGVIPGRVVETMFPRLEGAECADLPLERCMRVYPHMQDTGGFFITVLEKKSEFKAKNENESKETKPAKTEESAEATPAEKVAEEAPAKETVEVKTESETALVEVEATSAKAEDKQEDVAMADASTNGSKRPLETEDAQDQPAKKVKTESTEPSAAATPVAQVAQEGSKPRRNGPVEEAFKYLDVSHPTVQSIKEFYHISKRFPDDRYMVRNEMGEPAKAIYYTSALLRDILIENEGRGIKFIHGGVRMYMKQDAPSADVCRWRIQAEGMPILQGYVGEPRVVHLHNKETFRKLLIEMFPRINDGKYERFDEIGERVRDIGMGCAVLRVEPDGTDPDFRERMALPLWKSIHSLNLMLPKEDRSAMLLRIFNDTSPLINIAAQKNQKAVQDAKEAEAGDDTKEEVDVADLPSPEEPATEPVEAEEQKMETA; this is translated from the exons ATGTTCTCTCGATTCAACCACTTCAAGACATTTGCGACAATGGGCAAAAAGAGCTTCAGG GGAAAGAACAGAAGAGGAGGCGGTGGCGGCCGAGGTGGTGGTAACCAGGATAGAGGTGGCTGGAGAGATTATCCTGCCATTCCTaaggagaacgagaagctccagcGCTTCTATGACACCCTCCTTCAGCTgcctgaagaggagaagaacgCCTACTGGGAGGCTCTCAGACGTGAGCTTCCTAACAGCTTCAGATTCTGCGGCTCTAAAGG TCACGCCCTTCTAGTCAAGAGCCTTCTACAGACCAGATATATCCCCGAGatcgtcaagatcgagcatcaagatggccgacCTGTTGAACCTCCCCAGCCTGTGCCCTGGTACCCCGACGAGCTTGCCTGGTGGATGACTACCCCCAAGAACGTCGTTCGCAAGTTCCCTCCCTTCGCCGCATTCCAGAAGTTCCTCGTCTCCGAGACGAGCGTTGGAAACATCAGCCGACAGGAAGTCGTCAGCATGATCCCCCCTATGCTGATGGATCTCCGCCCTGGCATGACCGTACTTGACATGTGTGCTGCTCCTGGAAGCAAGGCGGCGCAACTGCTCGAGATGATTCACCAGGGCGAGGAGGCCCGTGTGCGCAAGGTTCTCCGATCTTATGCTCAggaagatggcttggatcttggtGCCGAGACCAcagatgagattgaggccgACCTCGAAGCCGACCCCAGCGACGCTGGACGGGCTACTGGAATGCTTGTCGCCAACGATTCCGATTACAAGCGCGGACACATGCTTGTCCATCAGCTCAAGCGACTTTCTTCCCCTAACCTTCTCGTCACGAACCACGATGCTACCCAATTCCCTTCGATCAGGCTCCCTGCtaaggatggcaagaagccAACCTACCTCAAGTTCGATCGCATCCTGGCTGATGTCCCTTGCTCCGGTGACGGAACTCTGCGAAAGAATGCCAACATCTGGAAGGATTGGCAACCCGGAAGCGCTCTCGGCCTGCACCTCACCCAAATTCGAATTCTGGTCCGcgctctccagcttctcaaggttggTGGCCGTGTCGTGTTCTCTACCTGCAGTATGAACCCTGTTGAGAACGAGTCTGTGGTTGTCTCAGCCATTGAGCGATGTGGCGGTCCTGCGAACGTTGAAATTGTCGACTGCAGCAAAGAGCTGCCCAACCTGAAGCGATACCCCGGAATGAAGGACTGGAAGATCATGGATAAGAGTGCCCGTATCTGGAGCTCCTGGAAAGAGGTTGAGGACTTTGCCAAGGAGAGCGCCGACGGTGTTATCCCTGGACGAGTCGTTGAGACCATGTTCCCCAGACTTGAGGGTGCTGAATGCGCTGACCTGCCTCTTGAGCGTTGCATGAGAGTCTATCCTCACATGCAAGACACTGgtggcttcttcatcacagtcttggagaagaagtctgaGTTCAAGGCTAAGAACGAGAACGAGTCGAAGGAGACCAAGCCCGCCAAGACTGAGGAATCCGCTGAGGCCACTCCTGCTGAAAAggttgctgaagaggcaCCTGCCAAGGAGACGGTCGAGGTGAAGACTGAATCGGAGactgctcttgttgaagttgaagctaCATCTGCCAAGGCCGAAGACAAGCAGGAGGATGTTGCTATGGCGGATGCGTCTACTAACGGTAGCAAACGACCTCTCGAAACTGAGGATGCTCAAGATCAGCCCGCTAAAAAGGTCAAGACTGAGTCTACTGAACCCTCAGCTGCTGCTACTCCTGTTGCCCAAGTGGCACAGGAGGGTAGCAAGCCTCGCCGAAACGGCCCCGTCGAGGAGGCTTTCAAGTATCTGGACGTGTCACACCCCACCGTCCAGAGCATTAAGGAGTTCTATCACATCTCTAAGCGCTTCCCTGACGATCGGTACATGGTCCGAAACGAGATGGGTGAGCCTGCTAAGGCCATCTATTACACCAGCGCACTCCTCCGCGATATCCTTATCGAGAACGAGGGCCGTggcatcaagttcatccATGGTGGTGTCCGCATGTACATGAAGCAGGACGCCCCCTCCGCTGATGTATGCAGATGGCGTATCCAGGCTGAGGGTATGCCTATCCTCCAGGGTTACGTCGGCGAGCCCCGTGTTGTGCACCTCCACAATAAGGAGACCTTccgcaagcttctcatcgagatgTTCCCTCGCATCAACGATGGCAAGTACGAGCGCTTCGACGAGATCGGCGAGCGCGTCCGAGATATCGGCATGGGTTGCGCTGTTCTTCGCGTTGAGCCTGACGGCACAGACCCCGACTTTAGAGAGCGTATGGCTCTCCCTCTCTGGAAGAGCATCCACTCCCTTAACCTCATGCTTCCCAAGGAGGATCGATCTGCTATGCTACTACGCATCTTTAACGACACATCCCCACTCATCAATATTGCTGCGCAGAAGAACCAGAAGGCTGTCCAAGAcgccaaggaggccgaggctggtgatgataccaagGAGGAAGTGGATGTTGCGGATCTTCCTTCGCCCGAGGAGCCAGCAACGGAGCCAGTAGAGGCTGAGGAACAGAAGATGGAAACGGCTTAA
- a CDS encoding GTP-binding protein, which yields MAPRCPAMSSTLLPFLYPSILLSRHTLASTAALRRRFNSTINDLPESRLNPAPDDYASPSFSDKAFLTLYAGRGGNGCISFLREAYLAEGPPNGGDGGHGGNVYIQAAHGETSLHKLARKRFVRAGRGKHGQGSAKSGTRGEDIIITVPVGTVVREIEREDPVLDEEMDMRLWRAQQKQKRKEELMAALERKQRQEENEQGYEEEGEEDEQVEEENEEGDQDPERRKWLLYPGLSKTDIKQTVFPRLPKRTRLLKQPPPTIHLDLSRPTPKPILLATGGIGGLGNPHFTSRAHPRPMFATKGEEAVTMKIELELKLLADVGLVGLPNAGKSTLLRAITNSRTRVGNWAFTTLQPNIGTVVLDKYSGRPVIKSYRRYPAQLGLPEAVDTEPRTRFTIADIPGLIEGAHLDRGLGIAFLRHVERAGVLAFVIDLSAGNAVKALESLWREVGLYAQMRDEEEADRAIESHIDWDVTSDMDGPMNLSPGMANDEEDFSSKPGLQIAGKPWFVVATKADLPETQENFKELKQYLDSVTKGEKPHPSGVTDAWTKDCAVIPVSAINGQGVDRIVHWTVGLLDE from the coding sequence ATGGCTCCGCGGTGCCCGGCTATGTCTTCGACACTCCTACCATTCCTCTACCCTTCGATACTCCTGTCAAGACACACTCTCGCCAGCACAGCAGCTCTCCGACGTCGCTTCAACTCCACCATCAACGACCTTCCAGAGTCCCGACTAAACCCTGCTCCGGACGACTATGCGTCTCCTAGTTTCTCGGACAAAGCTTTCTTAACTCTTTATGCTGGCAGAGGTGGAAACGGCTGTATTTCTTTTTTGCGTGAAGCATACCTTGCTGAGGGCCCTCCcaatggtggtgatggtggtcACGGCGGCAATGTCTACATTCAAGCGGCGCATGGCGAAACCTCGCTGCACAAGTTGGCACGGAAGCGATTTGTTCGAGCCGGTCGAGGCAAGCATGGACAGGGAAGCGCAAAGAGTGGAACCCGAGGAGAGGATATTATTATAACTGTGCCTGTGGGAACAGTAGTCCGTGAAATAGAGCGTGAGGATCCGGTGCTTGACGAAGAGATGGATATGCGCTTGTGGCGCGCccagcagaaacaaaagagaaaggaggAACTTATGGCTGCTCTGGAGCGAAAGCAGAGGCAAGAAGAGAACGAGCAGGGTTACGaagaggagggggaggaggatgaacAGGTCGAAGAGGAGAATGAGGAGGGCGATCAGGATCCTGAGCGTCGCAAGTGGCTTTTATATCCTGGACTGTCTAAGACTGACATCAAACAAACCGTCTTTCCTCGATTGCCTAAACGAACTCGACTTCTTAAACAACCGCCTCCCACTATCCATCTCGACTTATCTCGCCCTACCCCAAAGCCAATCCTTCTCGCAACTGGAGGTATCGGCGGTTTGGGAAACCCCCACTTCACATCCAGGGCGCATCCTCGGCCCATGTTTGCTACCAAAGGTGAAGAGGCTGTTACCATGAagattgagcttgagctcaagctccttgcTGACGTTGGCCTCGTCGGCCTTCCTAATGCTGGAAAAAGTACCCTCCTTCGTGCCATCACAAACAGCCGTACTAGAGTGGGCAACTGGGCCTTCACAACGCTGCAGCCCAATATCGGCACggttgttcttgacaagtATTCCGGTCGGCCAGTAATCAAGAGTTATCGCCGCTATCCTGCTCAACTGGGTCTGCCCGAAGCAGTCGACACCGAACCACGCACTCGATTCACGATTGCTGATATTCCTGGTTTGATTGAAGGTGCACATCTTGACCGAGGCCTGGGCATTGCTTTTTTACGCCATGTCGAACGCGCTGGTGTCCTCGCTTTCGTCATTGATCTGTCCGCCGGCAATGCAGTCAAGGCTTTGGAGTCACTCTGGCGTGAGGTTGGATTATACGCACAAATgcgtgatgaagaagaggccgatCGCGCAATCGAATCACACATTGACTGGGATGTGACGTCGGATATGGACGGTCCTATGAATCTGTCCCCAGGTATGGcgaacgatgaagaagatttcAGTTCAAAGCCAGGATTACAGATTGCTGGAAAGCCATGGTTTGTCGTAGCAACCAAGGCTGACTTGCCAGAGACACAAGAAAACTTCAAGGAATTAAAACAATACCTTGATAGTGTCACAAAAGGCGAAAAGCCGCATCCAAGTGGAGTAACGGATGCTTGGACAAAAGACTGTGCTGTTATTCCAGTGAGCGCAATTAACGGTCAGGGCGTAGATAGAATTGTACACTGGACTGTGGGATTACTGGACGAGTAG
- a CDS encoding DNA-directed RNA polymerase I, II, and III subunit RPABC1 gives MDIDHVPTDARSKEVVRLWRAWRTIHEMVADREYELAEEEVKISLDRFRDEYCNPDGSINRAKLQFSARPSENMIRKNTPPVTAANPNPNPGADCGPVWVEFLADKTFGVNQIRQFAKYVITNNYKTGIMVTHVPLSPAARKTLQSVESVAKIECFLEDDLLVNITHHELVPKHVLLSREEKLALLKRYRLKETQLPRILQKDPVARYLGLKRGQVVKIIRNSETAGRYASYRLCV, from the exons ATGGATATTGATCACGTTCCCACCGACGCCAGGTCCAAGGAGGTTGTTCGTCTTTGGCGAGCATGGAGGACTATTCATGAGATGGTCGCGGACCGA GAATACGAGCtcgctgaagaggaagtcaAGATCTCTCTCGACCGCTTCCGCGACGAATACTGCAACCCCGACGGTTCCATCAA CCGCGCCAAACTTCAATTCTCGGCGCGTCCCAGCGAGAACATGATCCGCAAAAACACACCTCCCGTGACAGCAGCCAACCCCAATCCCAACCCCGGCGCCGACTGCGGTCCTGTCTGGGTTGAGTTCCTAGCTGATAAGACTTTCGGCGTCAACCAGATCCGACAATTTGCCAAATATGTGATCACGAACAACTACAAGACTGGCATCATGGTAACACACGTTCCTCTCTCGCCCGCCGCCCGCAAGACTCTCCAGAGTGTCGAGTCCGTCGCTAAGATCGAGTGCTTCCTCgaggatgatcttcttgtcaacattACCCACCATGAGCTTGTTCCTAAGCATGTCTTGCTCTCCcgcgaggagaagctcgctcttctcaagcGCTATCGCCTCAAGGAGACCCAACTACCACGTATTTTGCAAAAGGACCCTGTCGCTCGTTACTTGGGTTTGAAGCGGGGCCAAGTCGTCAAGATTATCCGAAACAGTGAAACGGCTGGTCGTTATGCCAGTTATAGATTGTGTGTATAG